The nucleotide sequence ACTCAGACTTTCGAGACCACATCGACGGCCCTTTACTTCACAATTCTCTGCCTAGCCATGCATCCTTGCTACCAGGAGAAACTCCACGAGGAACTGGTCAGAGAACTGCCACCCACTGGGGATGTAACATTGGAGCAGCTGCAGCGACTGGAGTACACTGAAATGGTGATCAACGAGGCCATGCGACTATTTGCTCCAGTGCCCATGGTCCTACGATCGGCAGAGCAGGATATTCAACTGCAGCGGGATGACGGAGAGTTCCTGATCCCTCGTGGCACCCAGATCGGCATCGATATCTACAATATGCAGCGGGACGAACGGGTGTGGGGTCCACTCTCGCGCACCTACAATCCGGAGGCACATTTCGGACTGGAATCCCCGCAGAGGCACACCTTCGCCTTTGTCCCATTCACCAAGGGATTGCGCATGTGCATTGGCTACCGATATGCCCAGATGTTGATGAAACTGCTGCTGGCCAGGATCTTTCGCAGTTATCGCATCAGCACCGAGGCTCGCCTGGAGGAGCTGATGGTCAAGGGTAATATCTCCCTGAAGCTAAGGGATTATCCGCTCTGTCGGGTGGAGCGGAGATAACAGGAAGGGGTTGctgtaatttttcaattaaaaatgccatttttgtttcattttccCTGCGTTGGAAATTGAGTTTGTTTCATCTTTTGCTGTTGACCTCGTTAACGATGTCCACCCCCTCCTCCTGCTCCTTCCCTGGCCCTGCACAAATTGCCAGCTTGCAAATGGCTATAATGGATTTCAGTTTGCACTTGTTCGTGCTCACCCACAACTTTACAGCACACGTTGCGTATACAGAACATAATTGATTGAATTTCTTGAAAGGCTGGTCGACGGGAGTGGGCTATCTATTGCAACTGAGGGCCGGTCAAAGTTCCTGCCCTCAAAGAATTGGCCAAGGTGATTCGGAAAGGGGGTGGAACTATTCTGCCGATTCATCACATTTCATTACCCGATCGGAAAGATATTAACTTCTTTATTGAGAAATATAGTTCTAATCAAATGGAAAGAACTAAACCTatataaaaatgggaaaaagtTTGTAAAGAActtaaaaagttatatttcttttgtattttaatatttatttaatgttttattattattataatttgaGATCAAATAGCTGAGCTAAATTATTTTACACCATGACAAAAATGCGTGCATTAAAACGCGCGCTTTTCAGAACAAATTCAATAGCGACACatagtatttaaaaataaatcttccatATGCTTTATTTATAAGCATGTTGCTTATCATAATATGACGTCATTACCTGATCGAAGTAGTTTCTTCAGTTAACAGTGGTCTCGCTCGCGCCTACACAGTAAACGCACATCGGCCGCCCGAGTTTTCAACCTTCGATAGCTCAGTTGGTAGAGCGGTGGACTGTAGTTGGTACAATATGCAATAGAAATCCATAGGTCGCTGGTTcaaatccggctcgaaggatttttttgatttatttttttattgtctccttacttttttttattttttaatttatgataAACAAACCACGTAAACTATTAAGAAGAGACCCAAAACCGGcaaagaaaataaatcattttttttaaacaggGAAGAACAAGAGTATTATTCATTATGCATTATAATATCAATCCAAGTTACTTGAGAATGACTCTAGTTAgacaaatataatatatatatatatatttatttcttatatattttaaagaatcTTGTGATTATAGGTGCagcattaaaaatataactagGTCAAAAAATCGCTTGACCCCACAGCAGATAGAATTAATTTCTGACCAAAAAAATAAGAACGATccatatattataatatatgtatttttatatttgtttgaaCATATATATGTAGCAATAATGTACCCGATAGCCAATGAACAGCCCCAGATCAGCGTCCCTCACCGACCTTCGATAGCTCAGTTGGTAGAGCGGTGGACTGTAGTTGGAAAACAAGCAAAAGAAATCCATAGGTCGCTGGTTcaaatccggctcgaaggattTTTTGAtgaatactttttatattttattttttatttaactttaagtTTTGTTAAGCTTGTTGAATATTTAAacaagatttttttaaatatctcaaaatgtaaatatcattataaatatttgttttgatgATTAAAATGTTGTGTCTCCCATTGACTTTGTTTAATATGGATTTACTTAgttaaatatgttttaaattgattttttgtttaagaaaaaaaaggcTGTTGTTAAAACAACAAAAGTAAGCAAGTGATTGGAAATTCATATAAAAATACAGTCTGCTGGTCATGTATTTGTTGTCGTATTAAATTACTTAATCATTGACTTGTTGCAAATACAATTTATCAACACTTTGCCGAGGTAATAATTCTATTTGCCACCCGGCCACCCCGTAATGTTTCCCCGCGCCACCAACGCCTGACAAACGAATAGATTGCTGTCTGGGCAGCCGGCCCCCAGCCACCATTTCACTTCAAGCTCCACTGCCTGCAACGAAATATGCATAATTCAATAGCAGGAGCTGCGTCCTTGCCAACGTGAATCCTGCGGAACAAGGATAAGGGGAGGGGAAGCCCCTCGACGGGAGctgaaaagtatgcaataagcGATTGCGACTCGTTAACGCTTCAAAATGCAGAGTGGGATGGATTGTGGGGCACATACAGCTAAGGGAAAAATAATAGGAGTTAGTACTGATTGccaaaatattttccaaaaattaattatatttgttttaaaataatatatctGCTTTGTTATTTACAAAGTATTTGTActtcgagaataaatattcttttttttttttatatgatCATTTGATCTGTTTTTTGATTAAATAAACGAGTTCAAAAcgtttaaattaaatatcaacaaaataatttattacaTAATATCAAAAAGTTTTATAACTTCTTGTTTCTAAAGTTCAGTGTGTTTATAGATGTTTCCATAGCTTTAGATAAGAAAAATGGTTGAATTACCATCAGTTCGGGGGAGTATCTCTCGATGGAGATGCCTGTGTAATAACAACATTAATCTAATACGCGTGTTTAGTGCGGCCTGGCGGGCATCCAACTTAATAATAGCTTTCCCAGCGCCTTGCAATAAGTAATTAAATCATTTACAACAAATCAAGCTGACTGCGGAACAGGACGAAGGACCTAGGGGGATGGACGAAGGACGTGGAACTGCTCCGCCCCGTAAGCAAATAGTCGCCAGGGCTCTCAGTCTGGCTTATTATTAATGAGAAAAACTTTTGCAAGTTTTCAATTAGTTGCGCTTCCCTCCAGCAACTCGGCGCATAATCAAGACAAACGTTGGctcataataaaatatttagttgGATTTCCTTGGCCAGTTGCCGTAATTGACTGGCCACCAGTTATTTGTATAACAAGCCAGGACTTTGGCTCGCTTTTGGATTCGGTGTACGATTTGGGACCGGTTGATTACCGTGTTACTTGGTACCCTTGGCAAGGTCTGCTAATCCGAGTTGACAGCCTGCATAATGTGATTAATTGAATATTAGGGCAGGTAGGTGGCTCGAATGCCAAGACTGGCCACAGCTTGGCTGTCTGGCGCCCCATTTACTTACCTGTTCACCTGTTGGCCCATTGGCCTATTGGGTGCAGTCAAGGTTTCCGCTTTCCACGTCACCTGATTCTTTCAATTGCAGACTGACGGCTTTGTTCGCCTGCATACCAAATCAGATTTTAATGAGCACATGTTCCGGGCCCTAATTGGAGAACCCTATTCATCCAGAAGTTCGAATTTGTAAAGCTTTTAAACCTGATTAGCTAAATATTCATTTGTTCTTCATTGATTCTTCAATCATCATCCATTTATTCTTCATATTATTGAAggtgtttttaaaaaagtggGAATATTTAGGAacattattgttattattattattattatagatagaaaagtttacaaaaactaaactaacTTATATGGCAACAGGGCCTTTGGCTATTATTTAGGagcaattatatataaattctatcattgtttttttcttttaaagaCGATTCATTCAGAAATACGAAGTACTCTCCATTTATGCTTCATTCATTCATCTTTGATTCTCAGTTTATTCTAAATTGATTCTTCAAGCATCTtatcttttctttcttaagtaGTATATATCTAGATACTATTTTTAAGGATAATATACAATGTATATCGTAAAATTTCTGGTAAAAATAATACacatattttaaacattttctttctGTTAAGAGCCCAACTATAAAATCCCTATATCATGCTATCCAAATCACTTAAGGCTTTTTCTTGGCGGCTGTTTTGGGCTTAGCGGTTCTATTAATTGTAATTCCCCTTTGACACTTCCAAACAATTTAGACCGATTTTCGTTGAACCGCAAAGCAGGTAACACTTGGCTGAGTTCTGTTAATGCAGTCGCGTGTGCTTTGGACGGCTTTTGCCTTTGTTTGCCTAACCGTGGGCGTTAATTACAGAAAAGCATTTGTAAGGCAAGGACGCCCGCCCGCAGGAGCAACTAATAAACCAAATACATTCCAGCAAGCCCAGAGTGGGATTCCCCCAAAAACCGCATTAACaagcagctgctgctgctgcagatcCTGGCTGTAATTAAGTTTGCTTTCCGTTTTACGAGACACGCGCCAAAGCAAATCCCGGCCAAAATTTACTAGGACAACAAACCGACAAGTttgaggggggggggggggggaggggggtgtGGTGTAAAAGTGGTGGCGCCTCATCAATGTGCTAATGCTAATTGTTATTGTACTTCGGTGGATGTGGGCGAAAGTGGGAGAAAGTGCCACCGCTTACCTCAAATTGAATTAGCCTCATATGTGGCCTGTCAGTTGAGACATTTTGCAACTTCCAAACTTAATTTGGCAGGTCGAAAAGTTTAGTTTTCACTTgccaaaaataaatggaataaaaAACACATGACACACGCCCGCAGAGCTTATATAGTTGGGACATTTTGATCGTGGTGGGCGCTTAACTATTTTCCTGGGGGCGCCAAACGAAATCagagcaaaaatatttaacgaAATTGCATTAGAAACTTTTTTGCCAGGCAGCACAAAATTGCCGAACAAAACAAGCTAACAAAGTGTGCAAATTCTAAGTCAGGCCTTCGAGGGATGTTAGCTATGCGATTCGAGTCGAGTTGGGCATTTGTACTCCGGCAATTTGTGTCCATCGTATCAGTTGGCCAACTTAACCCAAAGTTTTTAGAATCCGCCGTATTTCCGCCCACCTCTGGGGACAGACTTATTGGAGCTTAACCCTCTGATGCCATGAAAGTCAGAAATAAATCCTTTAATATATTTCGAAAATAGGGGTGATAtctcaatgtcatgttaaCTTAACGTAACATGTTGAAATCTCTTAACTTATGGGtatgttttattaaaatatatgccAGTCAAAATAACATATctgataaaaaaatgttgctctaatctttttttttaattttggcagCCTGAGATTCCATCTTTATCGCTTGATAAGAGATTAAAACATATGATATAAAGATATATATGATAAAATTAACATCATGTTTAGAAAACCAATTAGTTTTTCTGAGCTATTTAACTTCCGGTTAACTTTTTCTgaataacattaaaatataaccTTAAGAGATTGAGAAATGATTGAATTATTTGTTGATTGATTATTAGATTTCCTCCTAATACAAATAGTTTAAGCCAAAAGGTTAGCAAAATATTTAGCTctactgtttttttttgtgccaaACACCTCAAATAAAATCTCAACTTTTAACAAGGGCAATTTCGTTTCAAATTTATACTATTATGCTAATAATATTTGCTTCTGAATttagtaaaaataaattatggaACTTGGTAAAGTGTAACTAAAAGTTTTTCTATCAATGCAAAATGGTTTTCTGTAGGGTTAACTGGCCCTCATAAAAGTGGAAATGTGTTGAACCTTAACCTCCCTGGAGTGAAGAAAGTTTTTCGCTTGTTGTTTGACAAATTGTTTTGTGCAGCGGCCGAAGGAAATAAAAGGCAACATTCGACTGTAAAGCGGATGAGGAGTGGGTGGTAGTGGGAGGTAGTGGGTGGGAGTGGGTGGGCCGGCAGGACAATGTGCCATCAATGTGTAATGAATGTGGGCGGGGCGTATCGAAGCGAGAGCAAAGTTTTAAGCGCGAACAAGAGCGGCAAAAACAATGACAGGCGTTGCCAGCAGCCAGACCTCTTCCGATCCTGTTCCTGTTCCTGTTGCTGTTTCTGTTCCTGTTTCTGTTCCTGTTTCCCATTTTCCGTTTTCCACTTCtcatttccatttcattttCCGCTTTCCCATCAGTGccccatttttatacccttgctaAGGGTGCATAAATAGCTTTCAAGgtttttcttaaaattaacATGTCTTTGGgaataacaaattaaaactTATAAAATAGGATATTATTTAGATAAGGTTTACTTACGGATATTCAATTTTTTGATGTCCTTACCCGTAGTTTATTTGGTATAAACATTGGAAATGATTAATTATAAGCCTTTTATTTGACATCTTTAGCTATAAAATCactttgtatttaaattttgagTACAAATTTAAAGGAAACATTTTGATAATAAATCCTATTTAAATGTTATGATACATATGTTAAAGAACTATAAGGCtttaatataaaatacttgttttattttgtatttcaaGAACCTTTTTCAAGAaatgttttcaaaataaatcctatcaaaaaaaataattctaGTCCACCAAATTGGGAAAATACCAGATATTAAAAGaatgttaattttttattttattttaagaactTTTTACTTAAATCTTACAAAAACggatagaaaaaaaaaattatgaaaatcaTAAATGATTTTCTAGAATCAATGtctaatttttaaaatctggAGTAGGCTTTATTCCTGGTGTAGTTATGTTTTGTACGATCTATATCCCAATCCCCTGTTGTTTTAGATAAATCTCCTGAGAGGGTATCATAAGCCTCTGTTTTCCATCTGAACCTTTCCTGCTTGTTGAGAGCCAGTTGGGAAACTTTTACCGCTCGTTGTTTACCGTCGCCCTGCGGCTGCAGCGCCGCATAAATTAGCAAACATGAGGCGAGCGGAGCGCGTGACTGAAGGACCTTTGGCCAGAATGGCTCGAACCACCCACCTGGCCAACTGGCCACCCAAATGGCCAACTGATTGACCCGCCAGTCCGCTTTACCCGCTTTTCCCGCTTGTCTGGCGGCACCAAATTAGCGATGTCCGTGTGGTCCACGTTCTACGGTCCACTTTCCACTTTCACCTGGCCCACTGCCCCTGCAACACTCAATTGCAATTACAGCGTTTGGCAGCCGCCGAAAAATTGGCCAGCgcaattaattaaaaagtttgcTGCACAATGAAATCGCTTCCAGGTCCGCGGAAATCCAGATGAAATTGTCTGCGGGGTGGGACTCCACTCACAAAgctctaaaaatatttttcctgGTAGAGgggaatttattttattttcatgcATATACGTAGCgacatttaattaaaaactgtGCAATCGCCAGGTGGCACTAAAAGCAAAATGAATGCattcttttttaaaaactttattttatcACTGGATTATGGGAATATATAATGAACGAGTATTAAATTGTGCATGTGTACGAAAAAGGAAGTATGAATATGGAGTGAGATTTGCGGCAAAACTATTTCAATCAATTTTTTACACGCATGAAAAAAGTGGAATTCATACTTTATATTCaaacgatttttttttgtatttcctTACaagtctttttttttaaaggagataataatttttatttgtatatttatttgaaaaagTTAATATATTGATGTAAATTGCCATTTACTCAGCTGGGTAATCATCAGAAAAAATGGAGGGACAAATTAAATGtcggcaaataaataaagagcACTCAGTCAACTTTTATTAGCTTGCAGATAgtattcaaattttaatcGGAAAATTGTTTACAACTGAACAACTACGagttacattttttaagtAATGTGtacttttgtatttgttttcttACATTTAACAAGTGTTACATTTTTGGAATTTTAAACATACATACAAGGGTTTCTTAAGACCcttgaatttatttttctttattgcATAATTTCATTGTATTATTTGCTAATTGTATCTTCTTTTTGTTGATTTAAACAGATTTGCTAATTCTGAATGTGAGAAATcaaaatgtatataaatattaacaagaaagaaagctAACTTAAAGGTATAAATGTCTACaaccttttaaaaaaaaaaatgttgatgAATATGttagaatttttttaaatttacaaagTTTTGGTCATTTTTTTAAGTATCAAAAAGAAAATTGTAATTTACGAAGAATTGAACTTTTTATTAAGCATACGACACGTGCGACTACAATTAAAGCAGCACCGCAAATGTTGAACATcttaaaattacttttttgGCTATGAGTGAAATTGTATCTTATTCGCCTGCGCCTTGCTACGAAATATCCCCTCGGTTCTTGGTTGtaattttcataaaaattaTGCAGATTAAATGTGGCAGCCAAGTTTGCTTAGCCCGGTGAGTGACATTAAACTCGCGTAAGGCAGAGACAACAAAGATGTCTAAATAATAAAGGCAACCTGAGTCTGAGTTGTTGTGTGGAACGTCGCAGAAGTTGATTGAATAAATCACAGCAGGTGAAATTCACTCGAAACAGCTCTTGACATGCGTGAGAACAGACTGATAGAGTCAAGAACCCAAATCGGGGCTGAATGCaaatgtatacatatataggTACTAAAATTAAACCGAACTGAACAGGCAGATATgtacactcagaaaaaattCAGATCTCAAAGATAAATGTATTCTCGATCTTAAAAGTCAGCCGAGATCACTTCAATCCAAAATTCTGGAGATAAATACTGGAGATAAATACTATTTTAATATcgcaaaaaaaattgaaagttCTTTTATCACTATTCTTAATTGACAAAACTCAAGAACAATTTCTTCTTGATTTGAAGAAAATGTCTCTAGAATAGTTGATAAGGCGAATTCTCAAGTTAAGACCATTTTATCTTGGAATTTTACTTTTGTATCCAAAACATGTACtttcatcaatattttttattgcgCCAAAAGTCGAGAGCACTTATACCATTATTTCAAGAACCTTTCTTCTTGATTAAGTGAGAGGGCGCATTCTCAATTCGAGAACAATTTATCTGTTTTTTGGttcattaatttttttgggtgtaaGACAACGAAGGAGCTGGCCGCCGTAAAGTTTCGCCATTTTACAGCCCTACAACAATTTGGCCAAGTAGCTGCCAAGCACCAGAGATAACTCAGACATAAACCCGCGGGCCAGATTTCAGACTTCCCATTAACAATGTGTAACAATTTCTCGAAAAGAAGTAAAAATCCCACAAGGAAATAAGTTTGCATTTATATGTATTGGGTGGCCGGTCAAAAGTTTCCAAAAACACTTGTCAACCTGCGTTATTTTGTGGAATTAATTGCATGTCGCTGGGGGCTAATTAAATTCCTCACTGGCGGGACTAATTTACATGATCACGAAACGCTAACATATGGTTTGGTTTTTGCCACCTGCAAGGTGTGCGAAGTTCACTCGGCAATTAGCATTTTCCATGAGCCATTTCACCCGTTTCCTTTCATTTCTCTCTAATGTCGAATGTTCTATGTTGAATGCCACGAAGCTCTGGGGCAATTAGGCGTGGGTAATAACCTCTATGGACTTTCATATTCATATTCAATAAATGCAAATTGCGCTGCAATTATTTTTAAGGATATTTCTGTCCGCCGAAGGTCAAGTTTGACGTTATTCGCAATGCCCCCTGTCTGCAATGCAAAATGGTGTAGTGACAATTAATAGGAGAAGTGACTGGAAATAAAAACGAACGTAATTGGCAATTTGTCTGCGGTTTTAGGTTGTACGTATTTATTTTCGCACCCAAGGCCGACAATTTTACAATGAAAAGTTAATAATGGTATTAATAGGCTAATGCGGCGATGCATTAATTAAGGAAATGCGTAAAATCATGGGTATTATTCAAAGGTAAAACTTTAATACTAGGGATGTTACAATGGTTTTTGGTGTGCCCTCGTAAGCATTAAACATTTATCACAATTGCAGGTGTAATTTGATTTTATAGGAAAATTGAATGCTTGTTAAAATAGAGTAAACATTTATTGGCAATATAAAGTACATTTTTCACAGGAATTTTAAAACATCCTTCAACTGATTGACTTGtttgttaattatttttcttTGCTTGACTTGACCTTagtaaattataatttataagtACACTTCTTGTACAAATTGTGCTTTATATTCCGAAATATTTGCCAACCTTATTGAACCGCTTTTCAGAGGCAATTAGGCATTTAGTTGGTTAATTATGAGCCACGCCCTGCCAGACACCGTTTCCattgaaaacttttaaaaactcATTAATGCATAAATTTAGGGTCCCTTAAATAGCAGCTCCCAAAGACTGAAGCAGTCCATAGGCAGTTCGATTTTGGTTTCTAATGGCCAGTCTTCAGTTCCACGGCAACTTCGATGCGGACATCAGGTATGATATTAGTCTGGATCCGGCGAGGGAATCAAATCTTTTCCGCCTGCTGATGAGATTGCAGTTGGCGATGGGCATGAAACCATCGCCCAGGCTGCCCAAATGGTGGCCAAAGTGGGTGCAAATGGTGGGCAAACTTCTGGCCAAGGTCTACTGCTCCATGGTGATTTTTACCTCGCTGCATCTGGGAGTCCTGTTTACGAAAACCACATTGGATGTCCTGCCAACGGGCGAACTGCAGGCCATTACCGATGCCCTCACCATGACCATAATATACTTTTTCACCGGCTATGGGACCATCTACTGGTGCCTCCGCTCCCGACGCCTCCTGGCCTACATGGAGCACATCAACCGCGAGTATCGCCACCATTCGCTGGCCGGGGTGACCTTTGTGAGCAGCCATGCGGCCTTCCGGAAGTCCTGGAACTTCACGGCCGTGTGGATAATGGCCTGCCTGCTGGGCGTGATCTCCTGGGGCGTCTCGCCCCTGATGCTGGGTATCCGGATGCTGCCCCTGCAGTGCTGGTATCCCTTCGACGCCCTGGCCCCCGTCACATATTCGGCGGTGTATGCCACCCAGCTGTTCGGCCAGGTCCTCGTGGGCGTGACCTTTGGCTTTGGGGGATCGCTCTTCGTCACCCTCAGCCTGCTGCTCCTGGCCCAGTTCGATGTGCTCTACTGCAGCCTGAAGAACCTGGATGCCCATGCCAAGCTACTGTCCGGGGAGTCCGTTAATGGCCTGAGGTTTGTTATTCATACACGGAGAGAAAATAAATAAGCGGGAAAAATAGAAGGGAAATAAAATTACATGTGGTTCCCTTTTAACTTTATATCCTTTGTATATTTTCCTATTTGTTatattaaacatttaaaaaaatttcaaaagcCAAAAAGTCATAAGAGTACAATGTTTTTACCAAAAATATGAAGTTCCATTTAATATATTAACGTAGCTCTTAACTTTAAGACGCTAGCCCTAAAGTCATGACTTTCAACAACGTATTTTTTCCTTCACTATAAAAAAACAACTGTATTGGTTTTGTTTAGTATTGTACCTTTTCATTCAATATGAACTATTGTTTTTTTGACTAGATGAATGCTTTAAATGCTAACAATGAAAAAAAACGTAATACATCATAagattttatatatttaatttaaattttaagcaaataaatagtaaaatatttttcgatTAAAGTTAATTAAAGGATTTAAAACGATTTTCCATCGTGAGGTTCTGCCTTATTTAAGTAAATCAATTTAAACTAATATCGTACTCATATCACCAAGCTTTATTAACATGttttaatattacaaaattgttttttggttttcgATTTAATTTTGTAATACGAAATAAGGAAACTATATGCAGATATTTAACAAGAGTTTTTCTTTTACATTTCAGGATATTGCAAGATGAGTTGCTGTTAAAGGATTCGACCAGAGAGTTGAATCAGTATGCCGTACTAAAGGAGCACCCGACTGATCTGTTGATAATGTCGGCAAAAAGCCGATGTCTTGGTCGGGGAAATGTGTTTCACAGCGCCCTGGTGGAATGCGTTCGGCTGCACCGCTTTATCCTGCACTGTGCCGTCGAGCTGGAGAACCTCTTCAGCCCGTACTGCCTGGTGAAGTCCTTACAGATCACTTTCCAGCTTTGCTTGTTGGTCTTTGTGGGAGTTTCGGGGACTCGAGAGGTCCTGCGTATTGTCAACCAACTGCAGTATTTGGGATTGACCCTCTTTGAGCTCCTAATGTTCACATATTGTGGTGAATTATTGAGTAGGCATAGCATTCGTTCTGGCGATGCCTTCTGGCGAGGATCATGGTGGAAACATGCCCACTTCATCCGCCAGGACATCCTCATCTTCTTGGTCAACAGTCGACGAGCTGTCCACGTCTCCGCCGGCAAGTTCTACGTGATGGATGTGAATCGTCTGAGATCGGTAGGGggcttttaatatttataccaaaaatattattgattaaaattaaaattttaaatttcaggttatAACGCAGGCGTTTAGCTTCCTGACTTTGCTGCAAAAGCTGGCTGCCAAGAAGGCCGAACCGGATCTCTGAACTGGAACCGCATTCCTTCGTATCCTTTTGTACACGGTGATATTTATTCAGCACATTAAAAACAAGTCGAGTTAAAATGCAAATAATATTTGCGTTACCGCGTACACAATGTTTACTTAACATCTTGCAGCACGAGCAGATGTGGGCCCAACTCACTTTTTCGACTAACGAAGCTCCGCGAAAAGCGGCTATAAGCCCATGTCTCTGTTGCCTTTGGCTTGTCGCTGATAAACAGCCCTTTTTCCAAACAATTTTGAGGGAAGTTTCCGCTACAGAAGTCAAAACATTCTTAAGGGTGATAATTAGATGCTCTTTAGATGATATACACAATCAAATTATTATGCTATAACCATTTATAATTTATGAAATTACTTTCTTTTCAAATATTCCCTTTCTTATTAAAAGCTTCAAATAATAATAGCCGAATTTTGACTTGTAAAACTGCATTTTATTCTGAGCTTAAGCCCAAGGAGGGCTGATAAATATTCCCTTTGATGAGACAGTGAGCTTATGTACCCTCTCGAATTTGGccttttccgcttgtaatgtCTACGCGTATCTGTTGAAGAAAGTTTTCAGATTTTGTAAGCCTAAAAGTCgcctttaattttgcgattgCACGTCGTACGCACCGAAACTTATGGCAAAGTTTTCAACTCATTTGCGCTTTGCATTTTTCATTGTGTCACAGACAAAAATACCCAGCCACCACCCACATAGCAAAAAGTTCCCCTTTCTTTGCCCAGTGACTTGCTCTAACTTTCGAATCCGGGTGGATGGATGGTGAAAATGGGATGTGAATGGTATGGGGAATGTGGCAATGCTACGTGTGTATTTATAGGGACTCATTTGTTTCAGTTTTTTCCGCCTACTTTGGGGCACCCATCGCGCTTAGATGATTACCTTTTTGTTCGCATTGTATTGTGCTTTTTGTGCCCTTGTCGCTCGGTTCGGTTTCGTCAGCGGAAATGCCTTTCACTTTGCTCCACTTCCACTTATACTTTCAC is from Drosophila suzukii chromosome 3, CBGP_Dsuzu_IsoJpt1.0, whole genome shotgun sequence and encodes:
- the Or85e gene encoding putative odorant receptor 85e encodes the protein MASLQFHGNFDADIRYDISLDPARESNLFRLLMRLQLAMGMKPSPRLPKWWPKWVQMVGKLLAKVYCSMVIFTSLHLGVLFTKTTLDVLPTGELQAITDALTMTIIYFFTGYGTIYWCLRSRRLLAYMEHINREYRHHSLAGVTFVSSHAAFRKSWNFTAVWIMACLLGVISWGVSPLMLGIRMLPLQCWYPFDALAPVTYSAVYATQLFGQVLVGVTFGFGGSLFVTLSLLLLAQFDVLYCSLKNLDAHAKLLSGESVNGLRILQDELLLKDSTRELNQYAVLKEHPTDLLIMSAKSRCLGRGNVFHSALVECVRLHRFILHCAVELENLFSPYCLVKSLQITFQLCLLVFVGVSGTREVLRIVNQLQYLGLTLFELLMFTYCGELLSRHSIRSGDAFWRGSWWKHAHFIRQDILIFLVNSRRAVHVSAGKFYVMDVNRLRSVITQAFSFLTLLQKLAAKKAEPDL